The window ATGTTTCAATAACAAAGAAATCTTTAAAAGtataactttttaaatagatttgGCATTGAAAGATTGTTCTGTTTGAATTTCTGCTGAGCCAACTGTGTTTCTGAGTATAAAAACAATACTGACTCTACAACAGGTGGAACAAGGGAGATCAGATATTTTCAGGATAAAGATATTAGACTATTTTGAAAGCTAAAAAAGAGAGTGCAAAATATGCCCTGTAAACAGTTTCTCTTGAAAGCACAACATGACAAGTTTAAAGGAAGAAGAACTTTTCCTACCTGTAGCTGTTGTGTGGATCAGGAAGTGTAGCTTTTTTCTGATTACAATCTTCCATGGCTTAGCTTGGCTTCTGCATTTGAATGTTAAATATGTAAGAATGCCTTGTTTAGCTTGGGAGTTTGCATGACCTCTTAATGAGACACTGTAGTTAGTGTCATTGGGTATTAAGGCATCATGTGACcgtacatgaaaataaaatcctttacAGTTTGCATTTAATACTTCCTAGAATCTGTAACCCTTTACCTGCAAGCTGGATAAAAATCTGATAGAGCTCACTGTTTTCTGGTCAGGggtagaaaaaggagaagaggaagaacacaTGCCAAATAACTTTTTCCTCTGGGACAGTCATTTACAATGACCACAACAAAGTCTGAGCCCACCAGTGTAAGAATGATGTAATTTGCATATTCTTAAAATTTAATCTCCCTGTGCCACAAACAGCACTGGAAGGATTTGAAAGTTTCTCGGTGATATCAGGTGGTTTTGCGTAGCAATGACAATTAATCCCTGCTGTTTGGGGTGATGCTCTACGGAGGAACTCTGCTTTAAGGTATATTTGCAGGCATTGCATCACATTTACCTGTGAAAGTTGCTGACTTTCCTGGACTCATTTTGGTTATAGGTGTGATGTTTCCAAAAGTGATATGAAATCTTTTCTGCTGTCACAATCCAGTTAGGAGAGTGTTCCCTGTGAAGGAGGAGAAATTTAACTTAAGCAATGTCTGCAAGCATCTGGGTCAGGTGTTTCCCAGATGTAATCTGTAATGTGTATCGATGTACCTGAAACTGTAAAAAAcagcaaccaaccaaccacagaGAAACGCTATACaaactaaacaacaacaacaaccaaacagaaacccaaaacaaaacaaaaagcctccTGGAAAGAACTGGCACTAATATTGCGTCATCTGACTGCATGTGTCACAGCCGGGGGGTCCAAAGCAGCGCTAGCAGAGCCTACTCAGTAGTACTTTAGAAATGTTCTACTAAaacctttgtttgtttgtttgtggtgttaaGCCTCGCGGAAGCAGTTACATGAAGTTTGGCTGCTGTACGAGCAAGTGTGTGTGGGTTGCATCCTTGCCTTCCCCATggaagagctgggctggagtCCTGCTTGCCCTTCTCATGCAAAGTATCCTCCTAAAATCCCATTTCAGCAGCGGGCTGGGTTTCCCTGTTGTGCTTCCCCTCACATGtgctgcagtgagctggagctgaggCTGCCAAACTCATGTCAGCAGTGGGCTGAGAACAGAGACTCGGCTGCGCCACCCTGCCCCAGCCTCCCTCTGCCGAGCTGCGCACCCCAGGCTGACACAAATTAATAACAGCTGCTTTGGGTATGCTTATTTTAAGCAGAGAGCTATGTCATAACATAAAGGCCAAATATCCTTTACAGCCTGTGAGCCAGATAACTACAAAACCCTGCAACAGCtctttgcagactttttttttttctttttattcttgcaaATTTTTACCTTTAGCTGAAAATGGATTTCAATGGCCAGGAAATGTCTTATTACAAGCTGGAGCCAGCCCCAATGGGCCAGCTCTGCATCCATTGGGATTTTGCCATTACCCTTATGgtggctgggctgagctgagaAATACCCCAGTCGGAAAGCTGTGCTGTAGGCTGGAAGGCTGCTGGAAACAACGCTGGGGAGGGTCCTTCGCCCGTTCTGATACCTGGCCTCTTTGTCAGACCCTTTTCAGGGCTACTGTATTTTGGTGCCCCACAGATTATTAGTTCTCGTGATTTCTCAAACACACACCCAGGATTTCTGCAGTAGGAGAGAAATTCTGCctcagcccctgctgtccccaacgTGCTATGCTCCTATAGTAATCTTCCTGAAACGTTTTCTATGAATATGTGGAAACTGCTGGGATCTTTTCAGGCTGATCTTTTGGTCAGATTTTGACAGATGTGTCCTGCATGAAGTGATCACTTGTCTCATCAATCCATAGTGCACAACCATGGGTGTaacattttttcaaaggaaaagcagtCAAGACATTCAGCCTGCAGAAatcctcttttccctctgatCTCACTCTTGTACCTTAGTTGACTGTTTTGGCTGAGGTTTTCTGGAGAATGTTCCTGCTGAGATAGAAGTCTGCCTTGAAAAATTACAGCCCAAAAAGTTAACTTGCAATTTCAGATACTATTGTCAACATGGTATCATAGCAGAAAGTGCTGGACAATTTACTAACAGGCAATGGAATAATGGagacaaacagcagcaaactaTCCTGTAGCTTTCAGgatgttgttttcatttgtgctaCAGTGTGTCTGGATTTTTGCTTTATCTCTCACCTTGCAAGTGTGTATATTTCACTTCAAATATGCTGAATAGATCTATCTTAGTCTAGAAGCTTTCTCACATGCACCGAAATGCATTTGGAATCAGACCTGTGACGTGAAGGCAGGGAGATGATTTTGTTTATCTCCGTTACATGCTATGTAAAAGTAAGACCCGTGCTGGTGTGGCAGTATTGTGTGGTGAAAGCTGTGACAGCGGGAACACGTGAACATGCCTTAAATCTGCTGTTATACCCCTGTGAAGCTGGAGACAGAACGGTGTGCTGCCGAGAGGGCAGGCGCCGCAGGCGGAGGCTCTGCCGTGGCTGGGAATGTGTCAGGGGCTTTGCCGAGTTGGGATGGGAGCATCACCCATGCTGGCGAGCGGGAGTATCGTGGACCTGGGGTGATGGGGCAGTGgaggcagggagaagagctTGCTAGGGGCAAATTTTAACAGTCACTGTGGGAACCACTTGTGATTTTAAGAGCATATTCTGCTGGACTGGACATCTTGGGAGAATGTTTCCTTACACTCTTCTGGTTATTGGCCCATGTTTTCCAGTGAATTTAGCACCGCATAACTGGTCCTTGATAGTGAAAGTCCCTTTTTCACCGAAGGATGGTGGTGCAAACTGTCCCCTCTGGAGAAGCACAAGGTAAAAGGCCTCATCCCACCCTGGGAAGGACCGTGATGACTATTCCTTGAGCCTTTGACCTCCCTCTTGAAACTGTGAATTGAGACCCACAGTGAGAGCATCACTTCATGTAAGTCAGGGGACTGTCTCCAAAATGGAAGGAATGGTGTTCAGTGACCAGGCTGGAAAGgtaaaccacaggaaaaaatgttgccCATCACTCTCCTGCAGCAATGGGATGTTCCAGGAAGAGATATCAAGTAACATCCTTAACAGGCTACAAGAACTTTGAAGTAGGTTGTATTTGTAGCATAAATGCCTGATAATGACTTTTAATAACAAATGCTTGATAACCAAAACTATCCAAATGCTCTAGACCACATTCGGATTATTACATAATCAATTTTATGTTACATTGAAAAAAGTGTGAAAAGATGTCTTTGGTTTTAtaattagaagaaataaaagtagaTTTCAGAATTCTGTAATTTTGCAGTCttaatatttatgttaaaaCAGGTATATTTTAATCCTtaatcaacaaaataaaactatgcAGACTGTTGCTTCTAGCCTAATGGTAATGACCCAAAGGATGTATCATACAGAGACACATAAGTTTTTGACAAAGGGCAAAATCTCAGGATTTTAAGCTGACCTGGGGCTGAAACAGTCCCCTCTGCATATGAACACCATTTTAGCAATGGATTTTTGATTTAAGTCCCCTTTGCTAGCTGGCTGAAACTTCTCTTTCCACATGTTTATGAACAGGGCTTGAGTATGCAGCATGGAGAAATCAGGACTACAGAACCACTGAAATCCTCATGCTTTCTGAATGCCTTTTCCAGGCTACATGTTAACTCACATTTTGATATTATCTGATAACATGAATCTGATAATAACGTGAAAGAAGTCGAATGGCCACAGGCTGTATGACATGAAGTCACAGGCCGTGCATTCCCCAGCTGcgctgcaaaggaaatgactgataaaaatattttttctagctGACCTCCGGCTTACCTTTGCCTGCCAAAGAATTTCCGGCTAATTCCCCTCTAAAGCTTTCTTGCAGCTACAGCCTATTCCTAGAATCTTCCGTGTCAGAAAATACGAACCCCATCTGAGCCTGTTTGTTGATGCActttagttaaaaaataaatgaaagctttgTTCTAGATACACAAATAGTGCTCCttgaagaaaagtaaattaCTCTATTCCTTTGTAAGGACAGAACAGCACTTGGCATTTGCATAGCTCATTATTAGAAAAACCACTTTGTCCCTGTACCAGTGCATAGACATACCTGGGGACAGATTAGTGAGGGACTGTGGAGTGTTCACTCTTGCAGTAGCAAGTATTTGGACACTGAGCAGCCTAATGCCATTCAGGAACCTGCGTCTGCTGCTTTGGCTCAGTGTGAGGGGTTTGACCCCTGAGAAAGATTCAAAAGGCTGGAAAGCTGAATGGGATAGTTTTATCTATTAAGACAGATAAACTATAAGGAGGGACAGAACTTAAAGAGCATCCTTCAATGAGATTAGGAACCCAACACTTGGCTGAAGGGTTTAAGTGTATTAGGAGTCATGTTCATGTTCACCTTTCTCATTGTTTtacaattaagaaaaacagtagTGCTGCTCTGTTCTTGCTGTCCTTGGTTAGAACGTAAAAGACTAAGGTTCAAAGCAGGACAAGAACACCCATGACTTTTTATATACAGCATCAATGCTTTCAGTGATGCTGTATACAATATATAATCCCACTGGGAGTGGGATTTCAGGTGCTCCGCTCTTCTCTGTGCTTTCCACTGTGTAGGAAAGCCTTCGTGTCTGTTGATTTGCACACTGGCAGTATGCCATCTAGTCAAAAGCAGCACCTAAGCATGGATTTTTCTGGTGAATCTTATTGTTTTGTGAACGCTTGATTTTGTTaactgaaatgggaaaaatattgGAATTTTTCCTTACGAACATAGCCCttaaaaatgatttaaatatGGGTTAATGGGAGCTGCAAATGCCTTGTGTCCCTCTGCCAGGGTAAAATTTCCCTAAAATTAAGGGACACGCATGAATCTGTTTCCATAGTTTATTAGTACAAACAATGCATACACAAGACTGTATATTGTTTGAAGACTGCaatatatttctaatttaaCAACTCTGTAACAAAATTTAACTAAATTTGacatttatgaaaatataaatctcTGAGTGGGCAGGTTTTCCCAACAATACAAAGTTTACATAAAAACATTCAATATGATCTATTAGTTGCAAACAAGTTAGGAAAAATCATTCAAGTCACTTAATATACTATATTGGCTTGTACATTGAACATTCACACACTACATTAAGTTCTAGCTTAGCATTCATTTCTTGGAAATTTGTGGCATGgagttctgattttaaaaataaaattgtttttgtttttttaaataatttgaaaatatttccacaggTGTGCCATCTGTAAGATATGGAAGGAGGGCAAAATCTTCTTATCCTTTCTGATGTtgtctagtattttttttacttgggcaaaatataattgtttttaaagcatttgtcATCATTTCACAATTTCTGCCTTGAAACTGGTAAAACTGTACAAAAGGCTCAGAATAGTTCTAAAGCAGAAAGTGAAGCTTGTAAGTATGCGGAAGTAAGAAAAACTCATTACAAATTGGATCAGTAAAGGTCCTTCGGACAGCCTTTACATTTAGTCGAGTATTTCAGCACATATACAAGCAGTCTCGGTGTGTTTGGTCATCTGATCTGTATTTATcatgagaaagaacagaaatgatAGTGAGGCAGATGTTATCAAGATTAATTCATGGCATGTCTGAAAACTTTCTATTAAGATTACTTTGGGGACATAGGAGATACTTTCGACTTTCTTACAACAAAATGGATAGTAACGTTTTAACATAAAGAAATGAATCTGTTTAACTGTTCGTCTGTAACGCCCTTTCTCTTTCAAACAGTTTTCATTATGACCTGTACTAATACACActgtgaagacaaaaaaattccccaaaccaaaaataaaatcccaaacCCCATATTCCTTTTATGATCTAGGTTTTTATCATTGTTACCACAATACAGAAACCTGAAATCCCtgcatgcaattaaaaaaaaaaatctttcagtccATTCACTGAAGTGAACAAATCACATGTTGACATGTTAGCAGCTGACTGGTGCCTACTCCTTTCAATCCAAAGATTaatcccaattaaaaaaaagaaaaaaaggcaggtattttaaaaattatgacgGAATGTATCAAGTGCTCCAGGTTGGCAGGTCATATCTTGTCATTGCACCatcaagcagaaaaacacatttttgcaaGTGGGTATAAACTTGGCTGTTAGCTATAGACCCATCTAGGCGACTTGGTATATAAAATAGTGGTCTGCCTCTTCTCACTGATCATGCGGAGCTTTAGTTCTAAGTTAAAACAGTTTGTTGACCCCAGATAAGATCGCGTAACTTCTGTAATAGCATAACAATTTTGATAGTATTGCTACAAATTTTTAATCAAGGCCATGGTGAAATCCTGGACTGAACCTTGTATTCcgaaatttaaaaaaccctgcaGCCCATTTGCTTTatgtttgctgcttttgtttacATAAATGTAAGAATAtttgtcaaggaaaaaaacagctggtCTGCCCTCTGCTGTTTGTCTGTCTTCCAAGAAACGCACTGGTTTTTACGTGAATTCAGTAGACAAATCTATGCATGTATACTATTACCCAGATAAGCTAGTCCGGACGGTTACTCAGTTGTCAGCAGCAAAACTGTGTCCTCTGCAATCTATGGCTGAGCACACTCTCTCATAGCAAtagttgtgttttttggttggtgttgCTTCACTCACCTCAGGCTCTGTAACTGTAATGGGGCTGTCCCTTGCAAATACTTCCGTCGATTCCCTCCAAATGCAGTCTGCAGTCACTTTGAAGCTATAATTGTGACATTTTGGCCTAATCACCTGTGTTGTGTTGTTGAAAATCTGACGACTGTTTGACGTAGCAATTTTGATTTTCAGTGCAGCGTCGACTCGATCCACTACAGTGTAAGTACCTATACTTCCGTCATCAAATCCAATAATGATATTTAAATGTCTCTGTGAGAGTGCAAGAAAAGTGGGGGTTTTATAAAGAGAACAGGCACCGATGTTTTTGCCATCCGCTAGCCTCATTACTATTAAACTAGAGACTGCACCATTGTCATCATCTTCTTCACTGCGAAAACAGATGTACACAAGATAGCGGCCATCCCGAGACAGCCTCTGCCGCCAGATGACACCTGGGGCGTGAACTACGCGAAGTTTTCCACTGTATAAATCAAGCACATTGATGTTCTCATCACCACGGGTTATAATTCCTAGCTTCCCATTTGGGGATATTTCAAAGTCTTCcaaattttttaagaaatttgtAGGCAATTGTACACGTCTGCAGATGACTTCCTCTGTTAGGCTCCAGATATTCACAGTTTCAGTAGATGTTATAAATACTATAATATCTGGGCAGTCTGGTATCAGTTTAATATCCACGATGCTTGCACCATCATCACAGCAAAACTTCTTGGTTATACTGCCTGTCCAGAGACTCACTGCCAACACTTTATTCTTTGCCATTCCGACTACAAAAGTATTTGCAGTTGTAATAAATGCATTCTGTAAGGCAACTAAAATATTGCAAACCCTGTGTCCTGTAGCCAGTCGCCAGACTCTGGATGCATTTTGCTCGCAGAGAGAGACTACAAATTGATCATTGTGAGTAATCATTAGCTCTGAGATTTTTTGTCCATTAATGCGAAAGATATTTTCGCCACTAACCGTGTGCCATACGTACTGGCTGCATTTATCATCTGATGTAACCATTATCTCTCCAGATGAGGTTAGCACACAGTTTTCAACAATACCTTCGTGCTTGAACACAGCTTCAATAAATCCAGTGCTGAAGTTCCACTTATGGACAGAATCCGATCCATCCAATGTGTATATTAATTCACCTCTGGCTGGTAACACCAGTCTTTGGATAGGCTTGCCAGATTTGTCGATATTGGACATAGCAGTTATGATGTCTATATCCCAAATAGAAAGGACACCACTGGTGGATAAGGATAGCAGCATGTTATGGTGATTTGATTTAATTAGCCTGACTATAGTTCCTGAGATTTCCTGTAAGCTTGCCATGCACTGTCCCGTATCTCTTCTCCAAACAAAAATGGCTGAGGTATTTTCCATTGAAGCAATTATACAATTGCCATTTTTGGACAACACGGCAGATATAAAGCGCTCATTGTGTTTAGCTCTAAACTTCTCAGCCACCTTCCACACATGCGTGTCAAGAAGTTCAATGCTGAGAACCTTACAAATTAAAATTGCACTTTGGTCTTCAGAAAGCTCTATGCTGACAACTTCAGTGTCTTCCCTTCTGCAGTCGAAGTCATCTGTAAGCTGGGGATTTGCAATTTCCTCCGTATTCCAAACAGAGAGGCTACCCTCATTGTCCACCATCACCATTTCTTGGGCTGTGTCCAGGATGAGAAGGAATTTCACAAATCCACTGGAAAATTCAGAGGTCACAGTGGCCAGCTTCTCTCCACTGCCCAAGTGAAATACGGTGGCGGTGTTCAAATACTGTCCACAGAACGCGTAAACTCCATCTGGAGAACACCGCACACAGGTCACTTCGTACCAGCAGTGGAAGTGATACAGAGGCCAACCGTAAAGCAGATCTATCACAGTAACGTCTTTGCTGGCCTCCAGCCAAGCAAGGGCATGGTTGACTGATAACGTAAAGCCGTTTATAAAACTGGAGCCTCCCCCAATTCCACAGTGTTTTGACCCCTTAATTTCTACCTCAGACAGAAGGCAGGAATTTACGTTATCATATAtcaaaagagtattttttgtTGTAGCCACTACAAGATACTTTTCATCACTAGTAAGCTTCATTCCTAAAATAACAGATGGAGCTGTTGTAATCTGCCTTAGTAACTGGCGGGTCTCTACATCCCAAGTGCTGATGGAGCCATTTTCTAAAGCAGCAATAATTGTGCTGGGATTAAAAGTTGGCAAAATTTCAGTGACATGCATGTAGCTGGATGAGAGCGGCAGGCGCTCAGGGCTGTAAGTCACATCCATGGAGGAATGCAAAGGGACGATAGAGCAGTATTTAGGCCCGTCCTTGTCACATTCTAAGAGGAGATGTCTGAGTTTGGGCAACGAACTTACTACTGGGAGAAGCCTCTGCTGCAACTCAGCAGAGAGTGAACCTGGGTATTTTACTACTTTGAACTTTATACTTCGGAGGGTACTGGCCAGAAATTTCAGCTCCTTTTCTTGCGAGTAGGTGTAAGCCAGTTCTATGTCAGAAAGTGCTTTATCAAACTGCCCTATTCTAATCATGGTGTAGAGCCAGCTGAAGTTCATAATGACTCCATACAGAAGATCATCTGTTCTTCCACATCTTGTCAAGTGATGAATAAGCtctgtcatttttctgtgattGATAAAAAAGATATCAGGCTCTAATGGATTACACTGAAAGACCCACGGCTGATCAGGTGCCTGCCTATCAAAAGCAGCTTGATCCATGCAGTGCTTTTCCTCCTCACTCTGGCCTCTCCTGTCACGGTCAGGACAACCATTCAAATATTGGTCATTGCTGTAAAAAGGTTTTCTTCGTCCACCAGACCAAACACCAAGGAAATACTCTGCCATGACTGTGTGCATTTCTTGCACATCTTCTTCATTGTGCAGATACATTTTCTGGGC of the Caloenas nicobarica isolate bCalNic1 chromosome 4, bCalNic1.hap1, whole genome shotgun sequence genome contains:
- the NWD2 gene encoding NACHT and WD repeat domain-containing protein 2, producing MWPAGAGGRLPCPRDAALRRAAFSGNLAALPSHLVPSGRSVRVFISANPEDTIAERSALREHVYPKLREFCRENYGLEFQVIDLYWGVEADEWDSPELQKTRMKLLEDCLKSSAGPCFVGLLGEKYGNIRIPGEVESAEFEMILDAAVEAKLETRILEEWYCRDENAVPPAYYLRPKSEMLKNYQNTMESSSNSVNENKWQDISEEIKKIFKTAVKLLYEKGKMKHSQAKRYLSSAIEDELDFALGKQTPAFLKKCVCYIRKIANIERFVKIPEMGKYMDVVHTAGKFLRDPEAHEKLIKLRDEFIPTIVASSNLRVYTSVTHCDMKLGYSQEVENHYIEGLGKQFYEDMIDIIQATVQQNFDTETDLLYDEVLQHSSLCKTYSTFYEYRCEALNIVHKYVLPSKIGHINPLIIYGGPCTGKTLLLAEVAKKAYSWLQEEMGPDSDPVVVIRFLGSTETSTDLKNILQSICEQLAVNYRCLVQSYPKKIHDLRDLFINLLNESSFHRPLVIIFDALEQLTDSDDGRKLWWLPIHLPRSVRIVLSTLPNKHGILQKLRCLIHEEDNYIELTARDRKMCSQVLKHQLLRVKRKVTSGQQIYVNEAFSKCTLPMFVNLTFREVRNWRSHKDVDESSLCVTVHESIEQLFWSLENKCGSRLLSRALGYITMSKSGLSEMELEDILALDNSVMYELSEGVRESNPLRIPYIYIARLKEGLQGYLIERQVKNVTLLLWANRHLQLIAQKMYLHNEEDVQEMHTVMAEYFLGVWSGGRRKPFYSNDQYLNGCPDRDRRGQSEEEKHCMDQAAFDRQAPDQPWVFQCNPLEPDIFFINHRKMTELIHHLTRCGRTDDLLYGVIMNFSWLYTMIRIGQFDKALSDIELAYTYSQEKELKFLASTLRSIKFKVVKYPGSLSAELQQRLLPVVSSLPKLRHLLLECDKDGPKYCSIVPLHSSMDVTYSPERLPLSSSYMHVTEILPTFNPSTIIAALENGSISTWDVETRQLLRQITTAPSVILGMKLTSDEKYLVVATTKNTLLIYDNVNSCLLSEVEIKGSKHCGIGGGSSFINGFTLSVNHALAWLEASKDVTVIDLLYGWPLYHFHCWYEVTCVRCSPDGVYAFCGQYLNTATVFHLGSGEKLATVTSEFSSGFVKFLLILDTAQEMVMVDNEGSLSVWNTEEIANPQLTDDFDCRREDTEVVSIELSEDQSAILICKVLSIELLDTHVWKVAEKFRAKHNERFISAVLSKNGNCIIASMENTSAIFVWRRDTGQCMASLQEISGTIVRLIKSNHHNMLLSLSTSGVLSIWDIDIITAMSNIDKSGKPIQRLVLPARGELIYTLDGSDSVHKWNFSTGFIEAVFKHEGIVENCVLTSSGEIMVTSDDKCSQYVWHTVSGENIFRINGQKISELMITHNDQFVVSLCEQNASRVWRLATGHRVCNILVALQNAFITTANTFVVGMAKNKVLAVSLWTGSITKKFCCDDGASIVDIKLIPDCPDIIVFITSTETVNIWSLTEEVICRRVQLPTNFLKNLEDFEISPNGKLGIITRGDENINVLDLYSGKLRVVHAPGVIWRQRLSRDGRYLVYICFRSEEDDDNGAVSSLIVMRLADGKNIGACSLYKTPTFLALSQRHLNIIIGFDDGSIGTYTVVDRVDAALKIKIATSNSRQIFNNTTQVIRPKCHNYSFKVTADCIWRESTEVFARDSPITVTEPEVSEATPTKKHNYCYERVCSAIDCRGHSFAADN